In one Mucilaginibacter sp. PAMB04168 genomic region, the following are encoded:
- a CDS encoding glycoside hydrolase family 2 TIM barrel-domain containing protein, with protein MKITSSLFKATLLFCLMCSKVYAQKAIKIDERFDDSLIKYEKIGRGLAGIKSSVLVTKDAYLSFGEKEWRNYEFKFKARVPDTARQVQICAGFRAGNRDDRYILMLKGGSQKFLYLARLGYMGTDDYLALRVLNFQPRSGKWYQFRIQLTGDRIRVFLENENLPRIDIVDKNSRLAFSGKITLGGSWITNEFDDLVVTPVDTAAIAGLPVKEFALPAIDKASQRLKERAAYKSIVVKTIKPARTEVSLNGRWLFSPGYETTDEAKAVSPLVKDDSWHVLTVPNFWNPIRVWLHGERYNGGSKGVADNYFQKETERCENYTFDYKKTSVGWYRQWIELPQTVTGKVLQLNFDAVSKVGEVWVNGKKAGSHVGMFGNFTVDASSLLKPGRNLVAVKVVRDYVKDIRDADKIAGVAVTVEVTQKMVKDLAHGFLNEDPAGIWQPVSLTITNPVRIEDVFIKPDLTGANIDVTIKNYSGVTKTISLATVIKDNRIKDLLYHGASLTAREIKAGEEKTFSYQVSGLKPRLWTPENPNLYDFGFALTTDKAASDQKNITSGFRTFKAVGDYLYLNGKRYWLRGGNHTPMPLAPNDTLLADKFTKLMKAGNIMVTRTHTVPYTETWMNASDQNGIGVSYEGTWPWLFLESSMPTQNLIDLWKKEFLDLLKKYRNHPSLLFWTVNNEMKFYDNDPDFERTKVKMKIISDVVKLMRVVDPTRPVVFDSNYKRNVKKFGKDFLKDIDDGDIDDPHAYINWYDDSLFDYFNGEWQKKNKNDGRPLISQEMSTGYTDETGHATRFYNYVHQNPEALAGKFTYEYNDPKYFLIPQGFITKELAEALRRSNDRAAGILHFAALTWFTNVYQADKIKPFPVYYQVKQALQPVLVTAELWGRHFYNGKKLPTRICIVNDKEDGTILPASTLQWELLDERGNSFAKGRTDIPAVPHYGRQWVQPAILIPENLPSARVNGKLVLKIIDRASVVSENSYDLTFLQKADIIRTLATSTKIALLDTKGTLSPALNELGISHQTASSITDLIKLKADVYVLAGIDSSNTTAAQTAQLKDFINSGAPVLLSNAGNFSHVLLPEYIRGINKSNGEVTTMDIPESPVFDGIEPLDTRFFNNELRELPSVVSGAYQINRRDGLTALASHTRIHGYLPGSMDARMTKLDNLRGFPIVQIKEQSKNLILSEIRIDKAKTDPIAARLLLNMINTLVK; from the coding sequence ATGAAAATTACTTCATCCTTATTCAAAGCAACATTGCTTTTCTGTTTAATGTGTTCAAAGGTGTATGCCCAAAAGGCAATCAAAATCGACGAACGTTTTGATGATTCTCTTATAAAGTATGAAAAGATAGGCCGGGGATTAGCGGGCATCAAAAGTTCGGTGCTGGTTACAAAGGATGCCTACCTTAGCTTTGGGGAAAAGGAATGGAGGAACTACGAGTTTAAGTTTAAGGCAAGAGTTCCCGATACGGCCAGGCAAGTACAGATTTGCGCCGGCTTCAGGGCGGGTAACCGCGATGACCGTTATATTTTAATGCTTAAAGGCGGCTCGCAAAAATTTTTATACCTGGCAAGGTTAGGTTATATGGGTACCGACGACTACCTGGCTTTGCGTGTGCTTAATTTTCAGCCCCGATCAGGTAAATGGTACCAGTTCCGCATCCAGTTGACGGGCGACCGCATACGAGTATTTTTAGAGAACGAAAACTTACCGAGAATTGATATAGTCGATAAGAATTCCAGACTTGCATTTTCAGGCAAGATAACCCTGGGTGGCAGTTGGATCACAAATGAGTTTGATGATCTGGTTGTAACGCCTGTCGATACAGCAGCCATTGCGGGACTGCCGGTAAAGGAGTTTGCCCTGCCTGCAATTGATAAAGCTTCCCAGCGTCTTAAGGAACGCGCTGCCTACAAGAGCATTGTTGTCAAGACAATCAAACCTGCACGCACCGAAGTCTCCTTAAATGGCAGATGGTTGTTCTCGCCCGGTTACGAGACTACCGATGAGGCCAAGGCAGTATCTCCCTTAGTAAAAGATGACAGCTGGCATGTGCTGACGGTACCTAACTTCTGGAACCCGATAAGGGTTTGGCTGCACGGGGAAAGATACAATGGTGGTAGTAAGGGCGTCGCCGATAACTATTTTCAAAAAGAAACAGAACGGTGCGAAAACTATACGTTCGATTATAAGAAAACAAGTGTGGGTTGGTATAGGCAATGGATCGAGCTGCCGCAAACCGTTACCGGTAAAGTTTTACAGCTCAATTTTGATGCGGTGTCAAAAGTCGGGGAGGTTTGGGTTAACGGTAAGAAAGCAGGTAGCCATGTGGGTATGTTTGGCAATTTTACGGTTGATGCCAGCAGTTTGCTCAAACCAGGTAGAAATCTGGTGGCCGTTAAGGTGGTCAGGGATTATGTAAAAGATATTCGGGATGCGGATAAAATTGCCGGAGTAGCTGTTACCGTGGAGGTAACCCAAAAGATGGTGAAAGATCTTGCTCATGGTTTTTTAAACGAAGACCCCGCAGGTATCTGGCAACCTGTATCCTTGACGATTACCAACCCTGTAAGAATTGAAGATGTATTCATCAAGCCTGATTTAACAGGAGCCAATATTGATGTAACCATAAAAAACTACAGTGGTGTAACCAAAACGATTTCGCTTGCAACGGTTATAAAGGATAACAGGATAAAAGATTTGCTCTACCATGGTGCTTCACTCACAGCCAGGGAAATCAAAGCCGGCGAAGAAAAGACATTTAGTTACCAGGTATCGGGCTTGAAACCCCGGTTATGGACGCCCGAAAACCCGAATTTATATGACTTTGGCTTTGCGCTAACAACGGATAAGGCGGCATCCGACCAAAAAAATATTACATCCGGTTTCAGGACCTTCAAGGCTGTCGGAGATTACCTTTACCTGAATGGCAAACGTTATTGGCTACGTGGCGGAAATCATACGCCGATGCCGTTGGCGCCTAACGATACGTTACTGGCTGATAAATTTACCAAATTGATGAAAGCCGGAAACATTATGGTTACGCGTACGCATACTGTACCTTATACAGAAACCTGGATGAACGCATCGGACCAGAACGGCATAGGCGTAAGCTATGAGGGAACCTGGCCCTGGTTGTTCCTGGAAAGCAGCATGCCCACGCAAAATTTAATAGACCTATGGAAGAAGGAATTTTTAGACCTGCTAAAAAAGTACCGCAACCATCCTTCGTTGTTGTTTTGGACTGTTAATAACGAAATGAAGTTTTACGATAATGACCCGGATTTTGAGCGTACAAAAGTGAAGATGAAAATTATTTCAGATGTGGTCAAATTGATGCGGGTCGTAGACCCGACCCGCCCGGTGGTATTCGATTCAAACTATAAACGCAATGTCAAAAAGTTCGGAAAGGATTTTTTGAAGGACATCGATGACGGCGATATTGACGACCCCCATGCTTACATCAACTGGTATGACGACTCGTTATTCGACTATTTCAACGGCGAGTGGCAAAAGAAGAATAAAAATGATGGTCGTCCGCTCATCAGCCAGGAGATGTCTACCGGCTATACTGACGAGACGGGCCATGCAACTCGTTTCTACAACTACGTCCACCAGAATCCCGAAGCACTTGCCGGTAAATTCACGTATGAATATAACGATCCGAAATATTTCTTAATTCCACAGGGATTTATTACCAAAGAACTGGCCGAAGCCTTACGCCGCAGCAACGATAGAGCAGCCGGTATACTGCACTTTGCTGCCTTGACTTGGTTCACAAATGTTTACCAAGCCGATAAAATAAAGCCATTCCCGGTTTACTACCAGGTAAAACAAGCTTTGCAACCTGTATTGGTAACTGCGGAACTTTGGGGGAGGCATTTTTACAATGGTAAAAAGCTGCCGACGCGCATCTGTATTGTAAATGATAAAGAAGATGGCACCATACTGCCGGCAAGTACCTTGCAATGGGAGCTTTTAGATGAACGGGGAAATAGCTTTGCTAAAGGAAGGACCGATATTCCGGCCGTTCCCCATTATGGTCGGCAGTGGGTCCAGCCCGCAATCCTTATTCCTGAAAACCTGCCGAGCGCAAGGGTTAATGGTAAACTGGTTTTGAAAATCATTGATCGAGCCAGTGTGGTGTCTGAAAATAGTTACGATCTTACTTTTCTGCAGAAAGCGGACATTATAAGAACACTTGCAACCAGTACAAAAATTGCCTTACTTGATACTAAAGGAACGTTATCGCCGGCGTTAAATGAATTGGGTATCAGCCATCAGACAGCCAGCTCAATAACCGATTTGATTAAATTAAAAGCGGATGTATATGTGTTAGCCGGAATCGATTCAAGCAATACGACTGCTGCTCAAACTGCACAGCTCAAAGATTTTATCAATTCAGGGGCACCTGTCTTGTTAAGCAATGCCGGGAATTTCAGCCATGTGCTTTTACCAGAATACATCAGAGGAATCAACAAGAGCAATGGGGAAGTAACTACCATGGATATCCCCGAATCGCCGGTGTTTGATGGTATCGAGCCGTTAGATACCCGTTTCTTTAATAATGAGTTAAGAGAGCTGCCATCGGTGGTTTCGGGAGCTTATCAAATCAACAGGAGGGATGGGCTTACTGCATTGGCGTCTCACACCCGAATACATGGCTACCTGCCAGGAAGCATGGATGCCCGGATGACGAAACTGGATAATCTGCGCGGTTTCCCTATTGTGCAGATTAAAGAGCAATCAAAAAACCTTATCCTTTCGGAAATACGTATCGATAAAGCCAAGACTGACCCGATTGCTGCGAGGTTGTTGCTTAATATGATCAATACACTTGTGAAATAG